In Chitinophaga sp. H8, the sequence AGGCCCTTTTTTGAGCGAGATAGTTTTAGATTTCAAAAAGCGGAAATCTTTAAGTATGCTCAATTGTATAAGAAATATCCGTTGTTTCTTATTCCATCGGGGTTTCTGAATAAGTTGGGAATAGAATTGCCTGTGTTTTTTTTTACGCTTTATTTTGGGGCTAGTTTTACTGGGAATTATGCTATGGCTAATTTAGTTACTTTAACACCCATTTCTATAATTATTCAGTCATTATCCAAGTCGTATTTGAATGAATTTTCAGTTAAATATAGTACTTCAGGTGAAAAAGCATTGAGTTTTTATAATGCATTTCATTTGAAATTACTAAAGTGGACTTTGTTACCCTGTATTCTTCTTTGTTTTGTTATTAAACCACTCGCTTTATTCGCACTTGGCGCGAAGTGGCTGTTGGCAGCAGAGATGATGCAGTATTTATGTGCATTGGCATATTTTCAATTAATTTATTCAACTATCTCGCAAACCTTAAACGTTATTAATAGGCATGAGAAACAGTTAACGTGGAATATTATACGGACTGTATTTATACTTGCTTTATTTTTTATTGCGCATCTAATAGGCATGGATAACTTGCTTATATTCAAAATATATATATTGGCTATGATTGTATTTTACATCATTTTGGGCCAAATAACGATTAATACACTGAAAAACCATATCAAACATGGATAAGATACTTTTTTTTTGCTACGGTGATATTGCGCAGGACGGAAGAATTTTACGATCAATAAATGCAATCATAGAATTAGGCCTAGACCCGATAATTATCTCTTATTCTAAAGAGAATAAATTGCCATTAGATGGGAAATATTTACATGTGAACATAAAAAAAGGGAAAAGACATTTAGGGCTAATCCAAGGAATGGCACATGTGATTAAGTACGTAAGCCGATATAAGACAAAATTTGTTTATTTCCATGATTACTATTATGCCCCAGCACTTAATCTGGTAAAAGCACTCTTTCCGAACAGAGTTATTGTTTATGATTCTCACGAGCTGTTAGTACCATTAGATGAAATAAATGGTGACCGACGTAATAATTTTTTTTATAAAGCAGAAAGGAGAAATATTAAATCCGCAAACATCGTTATCTCCGCCAATAAGGAACGGGCAAAAGTGATGGAAGAAAAGTATCAGCTGAATAAGAATATCTATGCCGTTAGAAATATTCCAGAACTACATGACACGAACTATAAAACAAAAGCTGTGTCCTCAAAAAAGATACTGGTTTATCAAGGCGCAATTTATCCTGGACGGGGAATAGATGTTTTCATTAAAGCGATGCAGTATTTTGATGACAATACTTTACTTATGATTGTTGGAGATGGCCCATTATTGCCGGAATTGAAGAAAATGGCAGAAGAGCTTGAACTCAACAAGAAAATAAAGTTCCTTGGTAAAGTTAGTGCTAATGAATTATACAGATTGTTAGTCGAAGAATGCGACTTTGGTATAATAACATACTCTAATGAAAATCTCAACAATCAATTCTGCGCACCAAATAAACTGTATGAATATATTCACTTGGGATTGCCATTTATAACAACAAGCCAGGAGACAATATTGAGCGAGGTAAGAGGATATGATTTTTATACCAATATTGACCTGGATGATAGTGTGGAGGTAACGGCTAGCAAAATAAGAAATTTTATTGCGAATTATGTTCCTGAAAATGAAAGTTTTAGGAAATTCTGTGAGTTGAATAATTGGGATAGTGAGAAAAAAATCTACAGCAAGATTTTTACTGAGAACGTAAACAAATAGCATGTTTTATAATACAGAACATTTTAGCTTTTATGTTTTTCTTCAATATTTTATAAGTACTCTGATAATTTTTTTATCAGGATACAGTAGGATTAAAAAGGGAAATGTACAAAGCAAACTCTTCTATACATTTTATATTGGAGGTTTCTTCTTTTATGCTGGGGTAGGTGCGGCCTATAAGGAAGGTGTGGCTGTTGACTATTTTATGTATT encodes:
- a CDS encoding glycosyltransferase: MDKILFFCYGDIAQDGRILRSINAIIELGLDPIIISYSKENKLPLDGKYLHVNIKKGKRHLGLIQGMAHVIKYVSRYKTKFVYFHDYYYAPALNLVKALFPNRVIVYDSHELLVPLDEINGDRRNNFFYKAERRNIKSANIVISANKERAKVMEEKYQLNKNIYAVRNIPELHDTNYKTKAVSSKKILVYQGAIYPGRGIDVFIKAMQYFDDNTLLMIVGDGPLLPELKKMAEELELNKKIKFLGKVSANELYRLLVEECDFGIITYSNENLNNQFCAPNKLYEYIHLGLPFITTSQETILSEVRGYDFYTNIDLDDSVEVTASKIRNFIANYVPENESFRKFCELNNWDSEKKIYSKIFTENVNK